Proteins encoded within one genomic window of Chloroflexota bacterium:
- a CDS encoding DUF1611 domain-containing protein yields MLPVLGGQDRFRGLKSGGARVASSGSGRRIVILAEGQFGFHHGKTAMGVIRYGPDPVVAVIDSTNAGRSVHEWLGEGSRYDIPVVASLAEALATGEAAGSPATALLIGIAPTGGRLPEDWRVTILGAIGAGLDILSGLHTFIGDDPDFAAAAAERGVEVIDYRRPPARMETALGRLHGPGKRVILTVGTDCAIGKMSVALELTRAATEAGLRAAFVPTGQTGMMIAGWGVAVDRVISDFSNGTCEWLVEQGEQRGDWIVVEGQGSLDHPAYSAVTLGLIHGCTPQAMVMVHKAGMEDHELDHADGRRFPIHPLPDFIRIHEEVAGLVAPSKVVGVALNTSLIADPDEARRVITATAELTGLPTDDPFRFGPGPLWAAIQPAVDALVR; encoded by the coding sequence ATGCTCCCGGTGCTCGGGGGTCAGGACCGGTTCCGGGGGCTGAAGTCGGGAGGCGCACGCGTGGCATCGTCGGGCTCGGGTCGGCGGATCGTCATCCTTGCCGAGGGGCAGTTCGGATTCCATCACGGCAAGACGGCGATGGGGGTGATCCGCTACGGCCCCGACCCGGTCGTGGCGGTCATCGACTCGACGAATGCCGGTCGATCCGTCCACGAATGGCTCGGCGAAGGATCGCGGTACGACATCCCGGTGGTCGCCTCGCTCGCGGAGGCGCTCGCCACCGGTGAGGCCGCGGGTTCGCCGGCGACAGCCCTCCTCATCGGCATCGCGCCGACCGGAGGGCGGCTCCCGGAGGATTGGCGGGTGACGATCCTCGGGGCCATCGGGGCCGGCCTCGACATCCTGTCCGGCCTTCACACGTTCATCGGAGACGACCCGGACTTTGCCGCCGCGGCGGCGGAGCGGGGCGTCGAGGTCATCGACTACCGCCGACCGCCCGCGCGGATGGAGACCGCCCTCGGCCGGCTCCACGGTCCGGGCAAGCGGGTGATCCTCACCGTCGGCACGGACTGCGCGATCGGCAAGATGAGTGTCGCCCTCGAGCTGACTCGCGCCGCGACGGAGGCGGGCCTGCGGGCCGCATTCGTCCCCACCGGCCAGACGGGGATGATGATCGCCGGCTGGGGTGTCGCGGTCGACCGCGTGATCAGCGACTTCAGCAACGGGACCTGCGAGTGGCTCGTCGAGCAGGGCGAGCAGCGCGGCGACTGGATCGTCGTCGAGGGCCAGGGCTCGCTCGACCATCCGGCGTACAGCGCCGTCACCCTCGGCCTCATCCACGGGTGCACGCCCCAGGCGATGGTCATGGTCCACAAGGCGGGCATGGAGGACCACGAGTTGGATCACGCCGACGGTCGCCGCTTCCCGATCCACCCGCTGCCCGATTTCATCCGGATCCACGAGGAGGTCGCGGGACTCGTCGCGCCCTCGAAGGTGGTCGGCGTCGCCCTCAACACGTCGCTCATCGCGGATCCCGACGAGGCGCGACGCGTCATCACGGCGACGGCCGAGCTCACCGGTCTCCCGACGGACGACCCGTTCCGCTTCGGCCCGGGCCCGCTCTGGGCCGCCATCCAGCCGGCCGTGGACGCCCTCGTCCGATGA
- a CDS encoding DUF429 domain-containing protein: MISKVMGVDAAAGKWLAVLLVDGAFVGADLQPSLAALLERHPDVGVVAIDIPIGLPVGGTRPADDAARTFVGPARASSVFETFPREVLEAPSYETAVELARRLVSRAPSQQAYALRKYILEVAPAAESDQRIVEVHPEVSFRAMQGTPLRYSKRSWSGIAERRALLAAMGIRLPEDLPDGGRVAPDDVVDAAAAAWSALRIATGHSGTLPSPPPQDAALGGVIHY, translated from the coding sequence ATGATCTCGAAGGTCATGGGGGTCGACGCAGCCGCCGGTAAGTGGCTCGCTGTGCTGCTCGTCGACGGCGCCTTCGTCGGAGCGGACCTTCAGCCGTCGCTCGCCGCCCTGCTCGAGCGCCATCCCGACGTCGGGGTTGTCGCGATCGACATCCCGATCGGACTTCCGGTCGGAGGAACGCGACCGGCCGATGATGCGGCCCGCACGTTCGTCGGGCCCGCCCGTGCGTCGTCCGTCTTCGAGACGTTCCCCCGCGAGGTGCTCGAGGCTCCCTCATACGAGACGGCGGTCGAACTGGCTCGCCGCCTCGTGAGCCGCGCCCCGAGCCAGCAGGCGTACGCGCTGCGGAAGTACATCCTCGAGGTGGCCCCCGCTGCAGAGAGCGACCAGCGGATCGTCGAGGTCCACCCGGAGGTGAGCTTCCGGGCGATGCAAGGGACGCCGCTCCGCTACTCGAAGCGCAGCTGGAGCGGCATTGCGGAGCGACGGGCGCTCCTCGCGGCGATGGGCATCCGCCTCCCGGAGGACTTGCCCGACGGCGGCCGGGTCGCGCCCGACGATGTCGTCGACGCCGCGGCGGCGGCGTGGTCCGCGCTGCGGATCGCGACGGGCCACTCGGGAACGCTGCCGAGCCCGCCGCCGCAGGACGCCGCCCTCGGCGGCGTCATCCACTACTGA
- a CDS encoding dipeptide epimerase → MRFSAAAGPLRIEARSIFVAYRDPFRIARSHGGDGMTSVIVELRHADWPGLVGYGEGYPDAYYGETLETIAAVTPILLAAIDADRLGATADAAEASLAAISSAFDERIAHHGAAKCGLDIALHDLVGKHLGMPVHRLLGLSATIPPTDFTIGIDEPDVVATRAARASHFPALKIKVGGPHDLETLEAVRRVFTGPIRVDANTGWQPDDGARLVPHLVRLGVELIEQPFPRHRLDQLAWLQERSELPIVADESAVTIDDLDGLVGVVRGVNVKLAKCGGVGPAKRMLTRAAELGFQRFEGCMEETSVGIAASAAVASLADWVDLDGCLLLAEDPFTGLELGPDHRWRLTATPGLGVRPAA, encoded by the coding sequence ATGAGGTTCTCGGCAGCAGCCGGACCGCTCCGGATCGAGGCGCGCTCGATCTTCGTTGCGTACCGCGACCCGTTCCGGATCGCCCGCTCCCACGGCGGCGACGGGATGACGAGCGTCATCGTCGAACTTCGCCACGCCGACTGGCCCGGCCTCGTCGGGTATGGCGAGGGCTACCCGGACGCGTACTACGGCGAGACGCTCGAGACGATCGCGGCTGTCACGCCCATCCTTCTCGCCGCGATCGACGCCGATCGCCTCGGGGCGACGGCGGACGCCGCCGAGGCGTCACTCGCCGCGATCAGCAGTGCGTTCGACGAGCGGATCGCCCACCACGGGGCCGCGAAATGCGGCCTCGACATCGCCCTCCACGATCTCGTGGGCAAGCATCTCGGCATGCCCGTCCACCGCCTGCTCGGCCTGTCCGCGACGATCCCGCCGACGGACTTCACGATCGGCATCGACGAGCCTGACGTCGTCGCCACCAGGGCGGCCCGGGCGAGCCACTTCCCGGCCCTCAAGATCAAGGTCGGCGGCCCGCACGATCTCGAGACGCTCGAGGCGGTCCGGCGCGTCTTCACGGGCCCCATCCGGGTGGACGCGAACACGGGCTGGCAGCCGGACGACGGGGCCCGCCTGGTGCCGCATCTCGTGAGGCTCGGCGTCGAGCTCATCGAGCAGCCGTTCCCGCGCCACCGGCTGGACCAGCTCGCCTGGCTCCAGGAACGCTCGGAGCTGCCGATCGTCGCGGACGAGAGCGCCGTCACGATCGACGACCTCGATGGTCTCGTCGGGGTCGTGCGAGGCGTGAACGTCAAGCTCGCCAAGTGCGGCGGCGTCGGGCCCGCGAAGCGGATGCTGACCCGAGCGGCCGAGCTCGGCTTCCAGCGCTTCGAGGGCTGTATGGAGGAGACGAGCGTCGGGATCGCGGCCTCGGCGGCGGTCGCCTCGCTCGCCGACTGGGTCGACCTGGACGGATGCCTCCTCCTCGCCGAGGACCCGTTCACCGGGCTCGAGCTCGGACCGGACCATCGCTGGCGGCTCACCGCCACGCCCGGCCTCGGGGTCCGGCCGGCCGCCTGA